CTGGGAACGACTTATTGCATTCCTTAGCTCGAAATGAATTATGTGAGCAAGTTCCTTGTGCCGGTTGCTGCGGTGGCCAAGTGTGTGTCTGTAAATATTGAAGTGTGTTCGGCCTTCATCATATACTCCGCTTAAGCCCAAAAAAATACCTCGTACTATGAATATGGGCTTGTGGTTTTGCAGGTCCCGATTCGCATCTTTTAGAGTTCTTTTGTCTTGGCTTGTATTGTCATCGCCATTTCGCTCTTCTATCACCTTTAAATtaaaaagatgaaatgCTAAAAACTCAGGCGGTTCACATAGAAAGTAGCGTCAAAGAGAGGTAAAAAACTGCCTGTTCCCAGTACAGTTAGGCTCATTGACGCAGTACATTTGGGGCATAAATACACTTCTGGGATATAGTGGCTTAATCCCCAAAAGTCGCGAAAGATGAGGGCAGAAATGCCTATTGTCAATTATCAACGAACTGATGTTCGACCactgttgaaattgacaGACAGACTTTTCAACTTGGGTTTCTTCGCTTCATACTTGACTGCACCGCAATTGGTCGTATTAGAGAGTTTACTCTCCATCGCAGATCAATCGACCAAATTACGTGTCTGGAAAGAATTAATGAACGGTAATGTGGTGCTCGATGTAGTCAAGAGCATCGACCCAACAGAGCAAAACTCCGAAGCCAATGAGAGCGCAGTTCCAGAAGCAACAGATAGCATGAGAGAGGACAACACAGATAACGTCAAAGAGCTCAGTCAAAATGGTAACGACGACGCTGATGACGGCGATCGCAGTaaagagcaagaagatgaggacCTTTCTCAATTAGAccttgaagatttcaaacAGCAAATAACTGGTGCAGATTTTATCCAAAACCTTTCCTTAAAGCTACGTTACGTAATCTGGCAATGCGCCCTCGATTACATGTACAAGGATGAGAGAGATGATCTAAATGGAGAGACGGATGATTCCTTTGGTTATATCCTGCtggaggaagaagttcaagaggAGGAGTTGGAAAAGGATGACGAAAAGATAGACCTTGAGAAAGATagaaatgaagaagatgactatgacgaggatgatgacTACGACGAAGAAGGGCCAAAAAAGGCACCAACTAACGAGGAACAAAACGCTAGTAGTATAGAGGTGAAAGAGAACAGTGATAATCTCCTGACAATAATTTTAACAGTCTCGAAGGTCACCTTATCAAGGCTGCGAAGTAAtaataatgaagaaattctgaaaaataGCAACAGGATATACCATAATTTCGAACATGATAGGGAAAAcatgttgaaaagattaaggctagaagaaaatgataagCTCCTAGATGGGACTAGAAATAAAGAGGACATGGAGACTTGGATGGGCctattgatgaagctaAAGACGAGGATTTGGTATCGAAGAATGGAGAAAATGGCTCACAAAAGTCAAATGACGACCGAGAGTATGATAGGCCTACCGAGGGAAACGGCCAAACATGATCCAATGGGCCTTCCGGTTAATTTAGGTGCAGCCAATTTATCTTTGAAGCATCTTTTGGCATCTATTCAAGAGAATAAATCAAGTCTTCAGATTTCTGACTATGAGTTGAAACATCTTATCATGGATGTTAGGAAAAATAGATCGAAATGGGCATCTGACGACAAGATAGggcaagaagaactttATGAGGCTTGTGAAAAGGTTGTGTTGGAGCTGAGAAATTACACAGAACATTCCACTCCTTTTCTAAACAAAGTTAGTAAGAGGGAGGCTCCAAACTATCATCTCATTATCAAAAAGTCGATGGATTTAAATACCGTCctcaagaagttgaaaacCTTTCAATATGAATCAAAACAGTCATTTGTCGATGATGTCATGCTCatctggaagaattgtTTACTTTACAATTCGGATCCGTCACACTTCTTGAGAGGTCATGCAATCGCTAtgcagaagaaatcaatGCAATTGATACCTTTGATTCCAGACATAGTCATAAGAAATCGTGCCGATCTTGAGAAAGAACTCGAGGAAGTGGATAAAGATAGAGATtatgatgaggaagaggaagaagttgcCGGGTCTGGCAGGAAAGGACTCAATATGGGAGCTCATAAACCTGCAAAGGTTGCTCATGACCGCGAAAATATGGATGAAGCTGCTGGACAGACGACCGATGATCATACTGCTGTTGACATTGGCGCTGACAAGACAAAGACTCCACAAAAGGCCCCTCCTGCTGAGCAGGTaaagcaagaagaagctaatgCTCCTGCCGCTGAAAAAAAGCCTAACGGCGAAGAAGGTTCTCGCGAAAGTGCTCATGGTGCAAATGGGGAAGTTGTGACAAACGAAGAAAGCCAGTCGATTCAGAACACTCtagaggaagatgaagacgaagatgaagagatggcAGAATCTCACTCATTCTTTAAT
Above is a window of Torulaspora delbrueckii CBS 1146 chromosome 6, complete genome DNA encoding:
- the SPT7 gene encoding SAGA histone acetyltransferase complex subunit SPT7 (similar to Saccharomyces cerevisiae SPT7 (YBR081C); ancestral locus Anc_3.307) translates to MRAEMPIVNYQRTDVRPLLKLTDRLFNLGFFASYLTAPQLVVLESLLSIADQSTKLRVWKELMNGNVVLDVVKSIDPTEQNSEANESAVPEATDSMREDNTDNVKELSQNGNDDADDGDRSKEQEDEDLSQLDLEDFKQQITGADFIQNLSLKLRYVIWQCALDYMYKDERDDLNGETDDSFGYILLEEEVQEEELEKDDEKIDLEKDRNEEDDYDEDDDYDEEGPKKAPTNEEQNASSIEVKENSDNLLTIILTVSKVTLSRLRSNNNEEILKNSNRIYHNFEHDRENMLKRLRLEENDKLLDGTRNKEDMETWMGLLMKLKTRIWYRRMEKMAHKSQMTTESMIGLPRETAKHDPMGLPVNLGAANLSLKHLLASIQENKSSLQISDYELKHLIMDVRKNRSKWASDDKIGQEELYEACEKVVLELRNYTEHSTPFLNKVSKREAPNYHLIIKKSMDLNTVLKKLKTFQYESKQSFVDDVMLIWKNCLLYNSDPSHFLRGHAIAMQKKSMQLIPLIPDIVIRNRADLEKELEEVDKDRDYDEEEEEVAGSGRKGLNMGAHKPAKVAHDRENMDEAAGQTTDDHTAVDIGADKTKTPQKAPPAEQVKQEEANAPAAEKKPNGEEGSRESAHGANGEVVTNEESQSIQNTLEEDEDEDEEMAESHSFFNEKDDDRDDVEIAVWKSVTAKVRAEICLKRSQYFENGILNTDSKAFLKDAYRMKTFEQLYTEYSDQKEIEIQRKQLEKESIMKNGFHTAVKQEEDDQVSFNADNTVENPDPFEKDSNDIEVDSTLFLTEYDSVNGLPATAYQGTDARILDMEEDACVKRMLEEGESKPSPFLANCNKGMTPMINKNVGLIQHIRHICHKISVIRLLQSPAANQNARANPNQLINTHQYKFETIDDSLDIDPVSQLPTRDSKSNRQLMWRIMHRNVSKVTMSNGFETAQPSAINILTEIASDYLSNLVKSVKMHHESNSLSTTNSKEILQMSLLENGISRPDDLFVYYEAEFTKKTKKLLDIKSKLEGFLKDLLRPTLQELNERNFEDESQSFLTGDFATEITGEDFFGFKELGLEKEFGVLSSSVPIQLLTFQSQASDGETEVQVKKVQPEEFSNVPYSKLTREELTTQAHWATLVPLLEKAWQRSKSYRQRLAKSSSSGDQTAIDEMEKKGTELLLEDDEMTYKAKSGKPRLPPTGKISTTYKKKSLADAFILPEEDEANNVAGQTATDNFGDTPVQPAAGGEETSSIDASYKQSMPEMEDFFSSV